Proteins co-encoded in one Desulfitobacterium hafniense DCB-2 genomic window:
- a CDS encoding ABC transporter ATP-binding protein, translating to MIDNNKLLEIQHLKQYFPVKSEKLLEKKVVKAVDDVSFSINKGETLGLVGESGCGKTTTGRTLLRLHEPTGGKIFYAGKDITHVNMLPYRRKMQIVFQDPYASLNPRMTVGDIVGEAIDIHRLAANAQERRDRIVELLSLVGLNTEHANRYPHEFSGGQRQRVGIARALAVNPEFIVCDEPISALDVSIQAQVVNMFEELQQRMGLTYLFISHNLSVVKHISNRIGVMYLGKLVELADSYELTFHSVHPYTRSLISAIPIADPKVSRSTQRIVLEGDVPSPVNPPSGCRFRTRCVYADQRCAAEEPEWREVSAGHFAACHHLDRVQ from the coding sequence ATGATTGATAATAATAAATTGCTGGAAATACAGCACTTAAAGCAATATTTTCCGGTGAAAAGTGAAAAACTGCTTGAGAAAAAAGTTGTCAAAGCTGTGGACGATGTGTCCTTCTCTATCAATAAAGGTGAAACCCTGGGTCTTGTCGGAGAGTCAGGCTGCGGCAAGACGACCACAGGGCGGACTTTGCTGCGGCTGCATGAACCCACCGGGGGTAAAATCTTCTACGCAGGAAAAGATATTACTCATGTGAATATGCTGCCTTACCGGCGGAAAATGCAGATTGTCTTTCAGGATCCCTATGCCAGTCTTAACCCGCGCATGACTGTAGGGGACATTGTGGGGGAGGCCATCGATATTCATCGTTTGGCAGCCAATGCTCAGGAACGCCGGGACCGTATTGTGGAGCTTTTAAGCCTGGTGGGCCTGAATACAGAACATGCCAACCGCTATCCCCATGAATTTTCCGGCGGACAACGCCAAAGGGTGGGCATCGCCCGTGCTCTGGCTGTAAATCCTGAGTTTATCGTCTGCGACGAACCTATTTCGGCGCTGGACGTATCCATTCAGGCTCAGGTAGTCAATATGTTTGAAGAACTTCAGCAGCGTATGGGATTGACTTATCTGTTTATTTCTCATAATTTGAGCGTTGTCAAGCATATATCTAACCGTATCGGCGTTATGTATCTGGGAAAGCTGGTGGAGCTGGCCGACAGTTATGAACTGACCTTTCACAGCGTCCATCCTTATACCCGCAGTTTGATATCGGCGATTCCGATTGCCGACCCCAAGGTTTCCCGCAGCACTCAGCGCATCGTGCTGGAGGGCGATGTCCCCAGCCCCGTCAATCCCCCCTCCGGCTGCCGTTTCCGTACCCGGTGCGTTTACGCCGACCAGCGGTGTGCCGCCGAGGAACCGGAATGGCGCGAGGTCTCGGCCGGTCACTTTGCCGCCTGCCATCATCTGGACCGGGTGCAATGA
- a CDS encoding ABC transporter ATP-binding protein — MNEYLVDIRNERLSFFTPAGEVKALNDVSLHVREGEVLGVVGESGSGKSVTSYSLMGLTAHPGRLIGGDLYFNGHHINKMTERELREIRGNEVSIIFQDPMTSLNPVYTIGNQIREVILLHTKKTKKEANERARELLQLVGINEPEKRLKQYPHELSGGMRQRVMIAIALACEPKLLIADEPTTALDVTIQAQIIELMINLKEKMGMSIILITHDLGVVAGMCDRIAVMYAGKVIESGTADEIFYQPSHEYTKGLLQSVPNINDREHKQLVPIEGLPVDMLNPPAGCPFAPRCRSCMKICLSTMPAYTKLSEEHYSACWLLDKAKFEGQSEVQHD, encoded by the coding sequence ATGAATGAGTATTTAGTTGATATACGCAACGAGAGGCTCTCCTTCTTTACCCCTGCAGGTGAGGTAAAAGCACTCAATGATGTGTCCCTGCATGTTCGTGAAGGCGAAGTATTGGGGGTTGTAGGGGAGAGCGGTTCCGGAAAATCGGTTACCTCATACAGTCTCATGGGCCTGACGGCTCATCCTGGCCGCCTGATCGGCGGTGATCTTTATTTCAACGGACATCATATTAATAAAATGACGGAACGGGAACTCCGTGAGATCAGGGGAAATGAGGTATCGATCATTTTCCAGGATCCGATGACCAGTCTCAATCCGGTCTATACCATCGGCAACCAGATCCGGGAGGTCATTCTTCTCCATACCAAGAAGACCAAGAAAGAGGCCAACGAGCGTGCCCGGGAACTTTTGCAGTTAGTAGGCATTAACGAACCGGAAAAACGCTTAAAGCAATATCCTCATGAATTATCCGGCGGCATGCGTCAGCGGGTGATGATTGCCATCGCTTTGGCCTGTGAGCCCAAGCTGTTGATCGCTGATGAACCGACGACCGCTTTGGATGTGACGATTCAAGCCCAGATCATCGAACTTATGATCAATCTGAAGGAAAAAATGGGGATGTCCATTATTCTGATTACCCACGACCTGGGTGTTGTGGCCGGTATGTGTGACCGTATTGCCGTTATGTATGCCGGTAAGGTGATTGAATCCGGCACCGCGGATGAAATTTTCTATCAGCCATCTCATGAATATACCAAAGGCTTGCTGCAGAGCGTGCCCAATATCAATGATCGGGAACACAAGCAATTGGTGCCGATTGAAGGTTTACCGGTGGACATGCTCAATCCGCCGGCGGGTTGCCCGTTTGCTCCCCGCTGTCGTTCATGTATGAAAATTTGCCTGAGCACTATGCCGGCCTATACCAAGCTTAGCGAAGAACATTACAGTGCGTGTTGGCTTCTGGACAAAGCAAAATTCGAGGGACAGTCGGAGGTTCAACATGATTGA
- a CDS encoding ABC transporter permease: MTEKNPLSLQLKVEDFLPATDAEKQSLTQMRPGVSFWKDAMRRLRKNKVAMISLTVILVVMFFSFIVPSFYPYKYEQQIKGSEYLKPMTYSTQEQLRIDAGEKVFPHILGTDNLGRDYAVRVMVGSRISLMVGLIASAIILVIGSTYGAVSGFFGGWVDLMMMRIVDIIYTVPDILLIVLISFAIRDPLGILATKPGFGWIQTVGPNLISIFLVFALLYWVGMARIVRSQVLALKQNEYVTAARALGAGTGRIIRKHLLTNCIGTLIVTTTLQIPSSIFTESFLSFLGLGVAVPLPSLGSLASDALNGLNSYPYLLMAPALLISLIILSFNLLGDGLRDAFDPKMKS; encoded by the coding sequence ATGACAGAAAAAAATCCGCTTAGCTTACAATTAAAGGTTGAAGATTTTCTGCCTGCAACCGATGCAGAAAAGCAAAGTCTCACCCAAATGCGCCCCGGTGTCAGCTTTTGGAAGGATGCCATGCGGCGGCTCAGAAAAAATAAGGTGGCTATGATCAGCCTTACAGTCATTCTGGTTGTTATGTTTTTTTCTTTTATCGTGCCCAGCTTCTATCCTTATAAATATGAGCAGCAGATCAAGGGCTCTGAATATCTCAAACCCATGACCTACTCCACTCAGGAACAACTGCGCATTGATGCCGGAGAAAAAGTGTTTCCCCATATTCTGGGAACAGATAATTTGGGCCGCGATTATGCTGTCCGCGTGATGGTGGGCAGCCGCATCTCCTTAATGGTAGGCTTAATCGCTTCCGCTATCATATTGGTTATTGGTTCGACTTATGGCGCTGTGTCCGGTTTCTTTGGCGGCTGGGTAGATCTCATGATGATGCGTATCGTCGATATTATTTATACAGTACCGGATATTCTCCTGATTGTTCTGATCTCTTTTGCTATCCGGGATCCCTTGGGCATCCTGGCGACGAAGCCCGGTTTTGGATGGATTCAGACGGTGGGGCCCAACCTGATCAGTATTTTTCTGGTGTTTGCCCTGCTGTATTGGGTGGGTATGGCGCGGATTGTCCGCAGCCAGGTGCTGGCCCTTAAGCAGAATGAATATGTAACCGCGGCCAGAGCTTTGGGTGCCGGTACAGGCCGCATTATCCGCAAACATCTTCTCACCAACTGTATCGGGACTTTGATTGTTACCACCACGCTGCAGATTCCATCTTCTATTTTTACGGAGAGTTTTCTGAGCTTCCTCGGCTTGGGGGTTGCTGTTCCTTTGCCTTCTTTAGGTTCTCTGGCCAGTGATGCCCTCAACGGCCTGAACAGTTATCCTTATCTGTTGATGGCGCCGGCTTTGCTGATCAGCCTGATCATTCTTAGTTTTAACCTATTAGGCGATGGCTTGCGTGACGCATTCGACCCTAAGATGAAGAGTTAA
- a CDS encoding ABC transporter permease — protein sequence MIKYVIKRIILAVMTIFVVATITFFLMNMVPGGPFVAEKSISAQAQAALHEKFGLDKPLIVQYKNYMLSAAQGDFGLSLKQRGRTVSDIIVSKFPVSAKLGGIAVLVALSIGIPLGSIAALNRGKWLDDLIIVIATCGIAFPSFVICTVGMYVFGVYLGVLPTMGLTTPAHYILPVFALSFYPTAYITRLMRSSMLDVIGQDYMRTARAKGLSQMKSLFKHALRNAILPVITYVGPMLAFTLTGSFIVEKIFVIPGLGGQFVSSIVNRDYTVIMGTTIFLATLVITINALIDILYKFIDPRIQLK from the coding sequence TCTGGCAGTGATGACGATCTTTGTGGTTGCAACCATAACTTTTTTTCTAATGAACATGGTGCCCGGTGGTCCATTTGTTGCAGAAAAGTCCATTAGTGCGCAAGCTCAGGCCGCACTTCATGAGAAATTCGGGTTGGACAAGCCGCTGATTGTGCAATACAAAAACTACATGCTGAGTGCTGCTCAGGGCGACTTTGGCTTGAGTTTAAAACAACGTGGCCGCACTGTCAGCGATATTATTGTCAGCAAGTTTCCGGTATCAGCCAAGCTGGGCGGTATCGCAGTACTTGTAGCCCTATCGATTGGAATTCCTCTGGGAAGCATTGCTGCTCTTAATCGCGGTAAATGGCTCGACGACCTGATCATCGTCATCGCTACCTGCGGCATTGCCTTTCCCAGTTTTGTTATCTGTACCGTAGGTATGTATGTGTTCGGTGTCTACTTAGGGGTATTGCCGACCATGGGTCTTACAACACCGGCTCATTATATCCTTCCCGTATTTGCCCTTTCCTTCTATCCGACCGCCTACATTACACGACTGATGCGCTCGTCCATGCTTGATGTGATTGGTCAGGATTACATGCGGACAGCTCGTGCCAAAGGTCTTTCTCAGATGAAGAGCCTTTTCAAGCATGCTTTGCGCAACGCCATCCTGCCTGTCATCACTTATGTAGGCCCTATGCTGGCCTTTACTCTGACCGGCAGTTTCATCGTGGAGAAAATTTTCGTCATTCCCGGTTTAGGCGGTCAATTCGTCAGCTCCATCGTCAACCGTGATTACACCGTAATTATGGGCACCACAATTTTCTTGGCGACGCTTGTTATTACCATTAATGCACTGATCGATATTCTTTATAAATTTATTGATCCGCGTATCCAACTCAAGTAG